Proteins from a genomic interval of Yarrowia lipolytica chromosome 1E, complete sequence:
- a CDS encoding 60S ribosomal protein eL24 (Compare to YALI0E23584g, similar to Saccharomyces cerevisiae RPL24A (YGL031C) and RPL24B (YGR148C); ancestral locus Anc_4.84, highly similar to uniprot|P38665 Kluyveromyces lactis RL24_KLULA 60S ribosomal protein L24 (L30)), which produces MKIELDSFSGNKIYPGRGTLFVRGDSKIFRFYSSKTASLFKQRKNPRRIAWTVLYRRKHKKGITEEVSKKRSRKSVKAVRGIVGASLDVIKEKRNARPETRNATRAKHAEAAKERKEKEAERRKAAKAAHVAAGGPKVSKLGAKGSAPKVQATSR; this is translated from the coding sequence ATGAAAATCGAACTCGACTCCTTTTCTGGCAACAAGATCTACCCCGGCCGAGGTACCCTCTTCGTCCGAGGCGACTCCAAGATCTTCCGATTCTACTCCTCCAAGACCGCTTCTCTGTTCAAGCAGCGAAAGAACCCCCGACGAATCGCCTGGACCGTTCTTTACCGACGAAAGCACAAGAAGGGAATCACTGAGGAGGTTTCCAAGAAGCGATCCCGAAAGTCCGTCAAGGCCGTGCGAGGTATCGTCGGTGCCTCTCTCGATgtgatcaaggagaagcgaaacGCCCGACCCGAGACCCGAAACGCCACCCGAGCCAAGCACGCCGAGGCTGCTAAGGAGcgaaaggagaaggaggccgagcgaCGAAAGGCCGCCAAGGCTGCCCACGTTGCCGCCGGAGGCCCCAAGGTCTCCAAGCTCGGTGCTAAGGGCTCTGCTCCCAAGGTCCAGGCTACTTCTCGATAA
- a CDS encoding uncharacterized protein (Compare to YALI0E23606g, no similarity), with product MMTSYLWRARRFSCIFLFFSFLALSLSLSLSLSLSLSLSLSLSLTGLRFPPSDVALLCLSVSVDMLFLLCSSYLLFLLNILTHATSALFAVWLLFYASLRYTNILTRTDRISRCDCLLLSASPLLTISSFFLFFLFFTSTHTHTTCDRFFHLSSSSSSSSFSSSSSEARLTKPSRPVIPLFSSLSISIAFPSISLLSVVVSVDRVTCLYLFPPALETWFPVRGSSSILEGCGWSHFQEPLGVYQLKKPISVSSSLVAFIRSIWSSSLSSRDWFQQVHVFIIEPVSISVLSYLCYSSYLSLWFLTALPPLFLIF from the exons ATGATGACTTCATATCTGTGGCGAGCCCGTAGATTCAGTTGTA tttttcttttcttttcttttctcgctctctctctctctctctctctctctctctctctctctctctctctctctctctctctctctctcacagGGCTCAGGTTCCCTCCTTCCGACGTTGCTCTTCTATGCTTGTCTGTCTCAGTTGATATGCTGTTTCTCTTGTGTAGTAGCTATCTCCTCTTTCTTCTGAACATTTTGACACATGCCACCTCAGCCCTCTTTGCCGTTTGGCTTCTTTTTTACGCCAGCCTGCGTTACACTAACATACTAACCCGAACAGACAGGATTTCACGTTGTGACTGCTTACTACTAAGCGCTTCCCCACTGCTAACTATttcgtctttttttcttttttttctttttttcacttcGACTCATACTCATACCACTTGTGATCGCTTTTTTcatctttcttcttcttcttcttcttcttctttttcttcttcttcttcagagGCTCGCCTAACCAAGCCAAGTCGCCCTGTTATACCCCTCTTCTCAAGTCTATCTATTTCCATTGCATTCCCCAGCATCTCATTGCTATCGGTTGTTGTCTCCGTAGACCGTGTGACGTGTCTGTACCTCTTCCCTCCAGCTCTGGAGACGTGGTTTCCAGTCCGTGGGTCTTCATCCATTTTGGAAGGCTGCGGTTGGAGTCACTTTCAAGAGCCCCTCGGAGTCTATCAACTGAAGAAGCCCATTTCCGTGAGTTCTTCTCTGGTAGCCTTCATTCGCTCCATCTGgtcttcctccttgtcctccagaGATTGGTTCCAACAGGTCCATGTCTTTATCATTGAGCCTGTTTCAATCTCTGTTTTGTCCTATTTGTGTTATTCGTCTTATTTGTCTCTGTGGTTCCTTACTGCTCTTCCTCCGCTCTTTTTGATCTTTTGA
- a CDS encoding uncharacterized protein (Compare to YALI0E23650g, no similarity) translates to MIGFCDPAPEDSYSTESSSSSTSSETFADFVQHLLIPPDIRRDDSNLFSNLEFTEEELHRILMLNIERVESQALEATPYATKGIPWSTFKPRQEKNMTFASKVGRWLKSLPMHPRILMSPQVYFPQKVKRNHFQQELHEQLFEVCSVEDSDDDGSSQCDDIKDMGYEQENPKYGYWNDINMSPFPVSWIPPSALSSPHVQLCIDQMEPMENIGMCKIMLSTSELLMLRNESAPGACVGSSYPLYPHATDFVEDEMYDLKSRIYTYNVLYHARLESMIGEPVRSPATEPPLRSDTEFHIRNMSLADVGLVASAPASLVVSNYLPYVCRGLPRENEIWGRRSSSSVHSRDLSVSTSELSDITNIADIASIANRPTSSKLPCPIGLGSPFRSSRSRHHFRRPFAGYASRRARTGFGDVDGPGPKKVRVDEDLGQCGEVELLRGPESAGSSTFMLPH, encoded by the coding sequence ATGATCGGGTTCTGTGACCCTGCCCCAGAAGACTCGTACTCCAccgagtcgtcgtcatcgtccaCCAGTTCCGAAACCTTTGCTGACTTTGTGCAGCACCTTCTCATCCCTCCGGATATCCGTCGAGACGACTCCAACCTATTCTCCAATCTCGAGTTtacagaagaagagctccaCCGCATTCTCATGCTCAACATTGAGCGCGTGGAGAGCCAAGCTCTGGAGGCAACTCCGTATGCAACCAAGGGCATCCCCTGGAGCACATTCAAGCCCCGGCAGGAGAAAAACATGACCTTTGCTTCCAAGGTCGGCCGGTGGCTCAAGTCGCTGCCCATGCATCCTCGCATCCTCATGAGTCCTCAGGTCTACTTCCCCCAGAAGGTGAAGCGCAATCACTTCCAGCAGGAGCTGCACGAACAGCTGTTCGAGGTGTGTTCGGTCGAGGACTCGGATGACGATGGCAGCAGCCAATGCGACGACATCAAGGATATGGGCTACGAGCAGGAAAACCCAAAGTACGGCTACTGGAACGACATCAACATGAGTCCGTTCCCTGTATCCTGGATCCCCCCTTCAGctctgtcttctccacacgTCCAGCTGTGCATCGACCAAATGGAGCCCATGGAAAATATTGGCATGTGCAAGATCATGCTATCGACTTCCGAGTTGCTCATGCTGCGCAATGAGTCTGCGCCTGGTGCATGTGTGGGGTCTTCCTACCCTCTGTATCCTCATGCTACAGATTTTGTCGAGGACGAGATGTACGATCTCAAGTCAAGAATATACACATACAATGTGCTGTATCACGCGCGTCTGGAGAGCATGATTGGGGAGCCAGTTCGTTCTCCAGCCACAGAGCCCCCATTGCGTTCGGACACGGAGTTTCATATTCGCAACATGAGTTTGGCGGACGTGGGTCTTGTCGCCTCGGCTCCCGCGTCTCTTGTTGTCTCCAACTACCTCCCCTACGTCTGCAGGGGTTTACCGAGGGAAAACGAGATATGGGGGAGGCGTAGTTCTTCGTCCGTGCATTCCAGAGATTTATCTGTGTCCACTTCTGAACTGAGTGACATCACAAACATTGCCGACATTGCCAGCATTGCCAACCGACCTACGTCGTCGAAACTGCCGTGTCCCATTGGCTTGGGCTCTCCATTTCGGTCCTCTCGGTCCAGACACCATTTCCGCCGCCCGTTTGCTGGCTACGCTTCTCGCCGGGCTCGAACAGGGTTTGGTGATGTAGACGGTCCTGGCCCCAAGAAGGTCAGGGTGGACGAGGATTTGGGACAGTGTGGGGAGGTGGAGCTTCTACGCGGCCCCGAGAGTGCTGGTTCGTCTACGTTCATGCTTCCCCATTGA
- a CDS encoding uncharacterized protein (Compare to YALI0E23540g, weakly similar to uniprot|P22217 Saccharomyces cerevisiae YLR043c TRX1 thioredoxin I): MKELTSTDEYFKAIHPATVSVVDFYADWCGPCKAVAPGYAKLAEQYKNQASFYKVNVDNNQGASSHAGVSAMPTFGVFKSGKLLETVRGADLGAVERLIKKHGAAAKPVYVTQGHVLGQKPMSAQATSSIRHVIQAILAYFVSLFSLLPLESATSFVEAAQARQKGREMQRQRAPPRGFDGSDRFSFNKKESPASTCSS, encoded by the coding sequence ATGAAAGAACTCACCTCCACAGACGAGTACTTCAAGGCCATCCACCCCGCCACGGTGTCGGTGGTGGACTTCTACGCCGACTGGTGCGGGCCATGCAAGGCGGTGGCGCCGGGCTACGCCAAGCTGGCCGAGCAATACAAAAACCAGGCGTCGTTCTACAAGGTCAACGTGGACAACAACCAGGGCGCATCGTCGCACGCCGGAGTGTCTGCCATGCCCACGTTTGGGGTGTTCAAGAGCGGCAAGCTTCTGGAGACGGTGCGGGGCGCCGATCTAGGGGCCGTGGAGCGACTGATCAAGAAACACGGCGCTGCGGCCAAACCCGTCTACGTGACCCAGGGCCATGTGCTGGGCCAGAAACCCATGTCCGCCCAGGCCACGTCGTCGATTCGACACGTGATCCAGGCCATTCTCGCCTACTTTGTCTCACTGTTTTCGCTGCTGCCCCTGGAGAGCGCCACGAGCTTTGTCGAGGCTGCGCAGGCCCGACAGAAGGGTCGCGAGATGCAGCGCCAGCGGGCTCCTCCCCGGGGGTTCGATGGCTCGGATCGTTTCTCtttcaacaagaaggagagtCCGGCAAGCACCTGCAGTAGTTAG
- a CDS encoding uncharacterized protein (Compare to YALI0E23562g, similar to uniprot|P38664 Kluyveromyces lactis RL30_KLULA 60S ribosomal protein L30 (L32), similar to Saccharomyces cerevisiae RPL30 (YGL030W); ancestral locus Anc_4.85) yields the protein MAPKSKKSGDNVNAKLGLAIKSGKYTLGYKSTIKALRQGKAKLVIIAGNTPALRKSEIEYYAMLAKCTVHHFQGGNNELGTSCGRLFRVGAVTIMDAGDSDILTAELS from the exons ATG GCCCCCAAGTCTAAGAAGTCCGGCGACAACGTCAACGCCAAGCTCGGTCTTGCTATCAAGTCCGGAAAGTACACCCTCGGTTACAAGTCCACCATCAAGGCTCTCCGACAGGgcaaggccaagcttgTCATCATTGCTGGCAACACCCCTGCTCTGCGAAAGTCCGAGATTGAGTACTACGCCATGCTCGCCAAGTGCACCGTCCACCACTTCCAGGGCGGCAACAACGAGCTCGGTACCTCTTGTGGTCGACTCTTCCGAGTTGGCGCCGTCACCATCATGGATGCCGGTGACTCCGACATTCTGACTGCTGAGCTTTCTTAA
- a CDS encoding uncharacterized protein (Compare to YALI0E23628g, some similarities with uniprot|O13845 Schizosaccharomyces pombe Putative splicing factor): MSPNVPQLPSEQVSTNLPLDSPNGVDGRDSGFSSGVSSGKDPSTSSGTNSGSNCETSSGSGSGSNSANEGSANEGSKPETKSALRTKKDAATAQTSAKRSLSDTLPKQVETVAPRSSSNSKYRKLDEMFSNEEAKWNGETPPVSLSNTPSDKFLSPPASEMTTNATSSRDTRRRYRSKSPQRPKEDLRRDDHTNRQSSREEPSAQRRHSNHNRNSYYPGYSRDARDRDSRDRDRDRDRDRDSRDQRDRDNFEWKQFRDRDRDRDRDYRNTNGWERYRPDWVQEWDTYRNRDSERARARYRRWETEHERNYERRGPISKNHELSAEDRDKRTVYVQQVAPHVQSTELFDFFAEAGPVHDVSLVKDRSSRCRGVAFVEFEDVESVSRAIGLTGRSLHGQALLIRCTDSARNREEQQSEASFNSSGAGSTHAVANVNASTSAIDSVRFHRLYVGNIYFGVTEGEIIQIFEAFGPIEFADLQKEKTGKSKGYCFIQYVNPDDAKTALEKMNGFELAGRKLRVGLGLGERGATKARKILTEIGLLAADGVSRSADQVATQIAVDRQNQKLKLKDQRNQQRELEQREIELRGTSHVKSELDGHKQYQGSVEFTSKCALLRNMFNYSEETGNWVEELKEDVRLECEEKFGPVESISLEVEKGEILLRFHNEIDCVKAVNNLHQRYFGGRVINASHISEQDFEMK, from the exons ATGTCGCCAAATGTGCCGCAGCTTCCGTCTGAACAGGTGTCGACCAACCTCCCGCTAGACTCGCCCAATGGCGTAGACGGCCGAGACTCGGGGTTCTCGTCCGGAGTGTCGTCCGGCAAAGACCCCAGCACCAGCTCGGGCACCAACTCGGGCTCCAACTGCGAAACGTCATCGGGCTCGGGCTCGGGCTCCAACTCCGCCAACGAGGGCTCGGCCAATGAGGGCTCCAAACCCGAAACCAAGTCTGCGCTCAGAACTAAGAAGGACGCCGCCACCGCCCAGACCTCCGCCAAACGCTCCCTCTCAGACACGCTCCCCAAGCAGGTGGAGACGGTGGCGCCTCGATCGAGCTCCAACTCAAAGTACCGCAAGCTTGACGAAATGTTCTCCAACGAAGAGGCAAAGTGGAACGGCGAGACTCCTCCCGTTTCTCTGTCCAACACCCCCTCCGACAAGTTCCTCTCGCCTCCTGCAAGCGAAATGACCACCAACGCTACCTCGTCCAGAGACACCCGACGACGATACCGGTCAAAGTCGCCGCAGAGACCCAAGGAGGACTTGCGACGAGACGACCACACCAACCGCCAGTCGTCCCGAGAGGAACCCTCTGCCCAGCGTCGCCACAGCAACCACAACCGCAATTCCTACTACCCCGGCTACTCAAGGGATGCACGAGACCGTGACTCCCGAGACCGAGACCGAGACCGTGACCGTGACCGTGACTCCAGGGACCAAAGAGACCGAGACAACTTCGAATGGAAACAGTTTCGAGACCGTGACCGTGACCGTGACCGTGACTACCGCAACACAAACGGGTGGGAGCGCTACAGACCTGACTGGGTACAGGAATGGGACACATACCGCAACCGGGACAGCGAGAGAGCGCGGGCCCGGTACCGTCGATGGGAGACGGAGCATGAGCGCAACTACGAGCGCCGAGGCCCCATCTCCAAGAACCACGAGCTGTCTGCCGAAGACAGAGACAAGCGAACTGTTTACGTTCAGCAGGTGGCCCCCCACGTGCAGTCGACCGAGCTGTTTGACTTCTTTGCAGAAGCCGGCCCCGTGCATGACGTGTCGCTCGTCAAGGACCGCAGCAGTAGATGCCGGGGTGTTGCATTTGTGGAGTTTGAGGACGTGGAGTCTGTCTCCCGCGCCATCGGACTCACAGGCCGGTCTCTTCATGGCCAGGCTCTTCTTATTCGGTGCACTGACAGTGCTCGAAACCGagaggagcagcagtcCGAGGCATCTTTCAACAGCTCTGGTGCAGGCAGTACCCATGCCGTGGCCAATGTGAACGCATCCACATCTGCCATTGACAGTGTTCGGTTCCACCGTCTCTATGTCGGCAATATTTATTTTGGTGTCACAGAGGGCGAAATCATTCAGATCTTCGAGGCCTTTGGACCCATCGAGTTTGCCGACCTCcaaaaggagaagacgggTAAGTCCAAGGGCTACTGCTTCATCCAGTACGTCAATCCTGATGATGCCAAGACTGCtcttgagaagatgaacGGCTTTGAGCTTGCTGGTCGCAAGCTCAGAGTCGGTCTCGGGCTGGGAGAACGTGGGGCCACCAAGGCCCGCAAGATCCTCACCGAGATTGGTCTTCTGGCTGCAGACGGTGTGTCTCGCTCTGCAGACCAGGTCGCCACCCAGATTGCAGTCGACCGTCAGaaccagaagctcaagctcaaggaccagCGTAACCAGCAGCGCGAACTCGAACAACGTGAAATCGAGTTGCGAGGCACCTCACACGTCAAATCTGAACTCGATGGCCACAAGCAGTACCAGGGGTCTGTGGAGTTCACCTCCAAGTGTGCCCTTCTACGAAACATGTTCAACTACAGCGA GGAGACCGGAAACTGGGTTGAAGAGCTCAAAGAAGATGTCCGCCTCGAGTGTGAGGAAAAGTTTGGCCCTGTAGAGTCCATCTCGTTGGAAGTGGAAAAGGGAGAGATCCTGCTCCGGTTCCACAATGAGATTGACTGTGTCAAGGCGGTCAACAACCTGCACCAGCGATATTTCGGAGGCCGTGTCATCAACGCCTCTCATATTTCAGAGCAAGATTTTGAAATGAAGTGA